Proteins co-encoded in one Hirundo rustica isolate bHirRus1 chromosome 18, bHirRus1.pri.v3, whole genome shotgun sequence genomic window:
- the OTOP3 gene encoding proton channel OTOP3, whose amino-acid sequence MSDKKVSRPCHHCKSGSAQTDTSKIHYEKFWLYRHCSSVQQRDRQAQKAGQLFSGLLAMNVVFLGSAFISSMIFNKVAITLADVWILLSILKVLCLFWIIYYLLGTSRQPHAVLYRDSHAGAIWIRGSVLLFGSCSILLNVFQIGYSTILVHCKSRVEIVFPSIGILFICTQAYFLWHHSKDCIQVQHNFTRCGLMLTIATNLLLWLLAVTNDTLHVEIESQLREVERRFAGNETTLCTCPNTTICKVFQKGYILLYPFNTEYCLVCCSVLYVMWKNVGRRISHHHIPHTKPKFKLQGVVFGPLLGTSAVIIGACVFMMYQIQATSLVPSRQVFVIYYSYYIVLLPLMSVGAVIGTMIHALEKKELDTLKNPTRSLDVVLLMGAALGQIGMSYFSIVALVATDPRDLLNSLALSYSVLLIFQNITQNVFVIDGLHRQRAVAATEAKHAGQHTVAAELPREEETTLSRKQEHSQTPPGKEEDTKEEQNREAYSQRRVSVLELGQEIRKASLSYIQTYSHLSWKRRVLREISFFLVLCNIILWVMPTFGAHPIFENGMERSFYGYSTWFVIVNFGLPLGVFYRMHSVGGLLEVYVTA is encoded by the exons ATGTCTGACAAGAAAGTCTCCAGGCCCTGCCATCACTGCAAGAGCGGGTCAGCCCAAACAGACACCTCCAAGATCCACTATGAGAAGTTCTGGCTGTACCGTCACTGCTCTTCAGTGCAGCAGAGGGACCGGCAAGCTCAGAAGGCTGGGCAGCTCTTCTCAGGGCTGCTGGCCATGAATGTGGTATTTCTGGGCAGTGCCTTCATCAGCAGCATGATCTTCAACAAGGTGGCCATCACTCTAGCAGATGTCTGGATCCTGCTCTCCATCCTCAAGGTCTTGTGCCTGTTCTGGATTATTTACTACCTGCTGGGCACCAGCCGGCAGCCACACGCGGTGCTCTACCGGGACTCCCACGCTGGAGCCATCTGGATTAGGG ggtcagtgctgctgtttggCAGTTGCAGCATCCTCCTGAATGTGTTTCAGATTGGCTACAGCACAATCCTCGTCCACTGCAAATCCAGGGTGGAAATTGTGTTCCCCAGCATTGGAATCCTTTTTATTTGCACCCAG GCTTACTTTCTGTGGCATCACTCTAAGGACTGCATTCAAGTCCAGCACAACTTCACCAG GTGTGGGCTGATGCTGACCATAGCCACCAACCTTCTTCTCTGGCTCCTGGCCGTGACCAACGACACCCTGCACGTGGAGATCGAGTCTCAGCTGCGTGAGGTGGAGCGGCGATTCGCAG GCAACGAGACTACCTTGTGCACGTGTCCAAACACGACCATCTGCAAAGTCTTCCAGAAGGGCTACATCCTGCTCTACCCCTTCAACACAGAGTACTGCTTGGTCTGCTGCTCCGTGCTCTACGTCATGTGGAAGAACGTAGGGAGACGCATCAGCCACCACCACATCCCACACACCAAGCCCAAATTCAAGCTCCAGGGGGTGGTCTTTGGGCCACTGTTGGGCACCAGTGCTGTAATCATCGGGGCCTGTGTCTTCATGATGTATCAGATCCAGGCTACCAGCTTGGTCCCCAGCCGGCAGGTCTTTGTGATCTATTATTCCTACTACATTGTGCTCCTGCCCCTGATGAGTGTGGGCGCTGTGATTGGGACAATGATCCATGCCTTGGAAAAAAAGGAGCTGGACACATTGAAGAACCCAACCCGCAGCCTGGATGTGGTCCTACTGATGGGGGCAGCCCTTGGCCAAATCGGCATGTCTTACTTCTCCATTGTGGCCCTGGTGGCCACTGACCCCAGGGACCTGTTGAACAGCCTCGCCCTGTCCTACTCTGTCCTCCTCATCTTTCAGAACATCACCCAAAATGTTTTTGTCATCGACGGGCTCCACCGGCAGCGCGCTGTAGCAGCAACCGAGGCCAAACATGCCGGGCAGCACACGGTGGCTGCAGAGCTTCCTCGGGAAGAGGAGACCACGCTGAGCAGAAAGCAGGAGCATAGCCAGACACCTCCTGGCAAGGAGGAAGACACTAAAGAAGAGCAGAATCGTGAGGCCTACAGCCAGAGACGAGTGAGCGTGCTGGAACTGGGACAGGAGATCCGGAAAGCTTCCTTGTCCTACATCCAGACCTACTCTcacctgagctggaagagaagagTATTGAGGGAGATCTCATTCTTCTTGGTTTTGTGCAACATCATA CTGTGGGTCATGCCCACATTTGGGGCTCACCCCATCTTCGAGAATGGAATGGAAAGGTCATTTTATGGTTACTCCACCTGGTTTGTGATCGTGAACTTCGGACTCCCCTTGGGTGTGTTTTACCGCATGCACTCCGTCGGGGGCCTCCTGGAGGTCTATGTGACAGCCTGA
- the HID1 gene encoding protein HID1 isoform X1 yields MLGAENHHYGFKGNTQCPQTAALRCSPVEATDDAFWDQFWADTATSVQDVFALVPAAEIRAVREESPSNLATLCYKAVEKLVQGAESGCHTEKERQIVLNCCRLLTRILPYIFEDPDWRGFFWSTVPGAGRGGGDEDDENARPLAESLLLAVTDLLFCPDFTVQSHRRSTVDTAEDIHSIDSCEYIWEAGVGFAHSPQPNYIHDLNRTELLKLLLTCFSEAMYLPPSSDSSNTNPWVQFFCSTENRHALPLFTSLLNVVCAYDPVGYGIPYNHLLFSDYREPLVEEAAQVLIVTLDYDSSTSSSPTVDGTTTGTAMDDVDPPGPDNLFVNYLSRIHREEDFQFILKGVARLLSNPLVQTYLPNSAKKIQFHQELLVLFWKLCDFNKKFLFFVLKSSDVLDILVPILYFLNDARADQSRVGLMHIGVFILLLLSGERNFGVRLNKPYSVRVPMDIPVFTGTHADLLIIVFHKIITSGHQRLQPLFDCLLTIVVNVSPYLKSLSMVAANKLLHLLEAFSTTWFLFSAVQNHHLVFFLLEVFNNIIQYQFDGNSNLVYAVIRKRNVFHQLANLPTDSQSIQKGLQRKKKSPEPISRTNSQDGVSMEGSRPAAPAEPGTLKTSLVATPGIDKLTEKSQVSEDGTMRSLEPEATQLSLEENPAAALSDGEPWSGDASHSRRDRRRLSSASSSGQWTPTPDWVMSWKSKLPLQTIMRLLQVLVPQVEKICIDKGLTDESEILKFLQHGTLVGLLPVPHPILIRKYQANSGTAMWFRTYMWGVIYLRNVDPPIWYDTDVKLFEIQRV; encoded by the exons CCTGTGGAGGCCACAGATGATGCCTTTTGGGACCAGTTTTGGGCAGACACAGCCACTTCAGTGCAGGATGTCTTTGCCCTTGTTCCAGCTGCAGAGATCCGAGCTGTGAGAGAAGAATCACCTTCAAATTTGGCAACTTTGTGTTACAAG gCTGTGGAGAAGCTGGTGCAGGGAGCTGAGAGTGGCTGCCACACAGAGAAGGAGAGACAAATTGTGTTGAACTGCTGTCGGCTCCTCACCCGTATCCTGCCTTACATCTTTGAGGACCCGGACTGGAGAGGTTTCTTCTGGTCAactgtccctggggctggccGAGGAGGG ggagatgaagatgatgaaaatGCCCGGCCACTGGCCGAGTCATTGCTCCTCGCTGTCACAGATCTGCTCTTCTGTCCCGACTTCACTGTGCAGAGCCACCGGAGGAGCACAGTG gacacagcagaAGATATCCATTCCATTGACAGCTGTGAGTACATCTGGGAGGCCGGAGTGGGCTTTGCACATTCTCCACAGCCCAACTATATCCATGACTTGAATAG gacagagctgctgaagctgctgctgaccTGTTTCTCTGAGGCCATGTATCTGCCTCCCTCCTCAGACAGCAGCAACACCAACCCCTGGGTACAGTTCTTCTGCTCTACGGAGAACAG GCATGCACTCCCACTCTTCACTTCGCTCCTGAACGTTGTCTGTGCCTATGACCCCGTGGGTTATGGGATTCCTTACAATCACCTGCTTTTCTCTGACTACCGTGAGCCGCTGGTGGAGGAGGCGGCCCAGGTGCTGATCGTCACCTTGGACTATGACAGCTCCACCAGTTCAAGTCCCACTGTGGATGGCACAACCACTGGCACAGCCATGGATGATGTGGAT CCTCCCGGACCTGACAATCTGTTTGTGAATTACCTCTCAAGGATACACCGGGAAGAG GATTTCCAGTTCATCCTGAAAGGAGTGGCTCGCTTGTTATCAAACCCGCTGGTCCAGACTTACCTGCCAAACTCTGCCAAGAAGATACAATTCCATCAGGAACTCCTTGTCCTCTTCTGGAAACTCTGTGACTTCAACAAG AAATTCCTCTTCTTTGTGCTGAAGAGCAGTGATGTTCTGGACATTCTTGTCCCAATCTTGTATTTTCTCAATGATGCCAGAGCAGACCAGT cACGAGTGGGCTTGATGCACATTGGGGTCTTtatcctcctgctcctcagtggGGAGCGTAACTTTGGGGTGCGACTGAACAAGCCGTATTCTGTACGAGTGCCTATGGACATCCCTGTCTTCACAGGGACACATGCAGATCTGCTCATCATA GTCTTTCACAAGATCATCACCAGTGGGCACCAGCGGCTGCAGCCCCTCTTCGACTGCCTGCTCACCATCGTTGTGAACG TGTCTCCATACCTGAAGTCTCTCTCCATGGTGGCTGCTAACAAGTTACTGCATCTCTTGGAGGCTTTTTCCACCACCTGGTTCCTATTCTCTGCTGTCCAGAACCAccatcttgttttcttcttgctggAAGTTTTCAACAACATCATTCAGTACCAGTTTGATG GGAACTCCAATTTGGTCTATGCTGTTATCCGCAAGCGAAATGTCTTTCACCAGCTGGCCAACCTGCCGACAGACTCCCAGTCCATCCAGAAGGGGCTGCAGCGCAAGAAGAAAAGCCCTGAACCCATTTCTCGCACCAACTCCCAGGATGGGGTCTCCATGGAAGGGTCAcgtcctgctgcccctgctgaaCCAGGGACCCTGAAAACCAGTCTGGTGGCTACTCCAG GGATTGACAAGCTCACAGAGAAGTCCCAGGTATCAGAGGATGGGACCATGCGTTCACTGGAGCCTGAGGCTACCCAGCTGTCACTGGAGGAAAACCCAGCTGCAGCCTTGAGTGACGGGGAGCCCTGGAGTGGG GATGCATCACATTCCCGGCGGGATCGAAGGCGTCTCTCTAGTGCATCCTCCAGTGGACAGTGGACTCCAACTCCTGACTGG GTGATGTCTTGGAAGTCAAAGCTTCCTCTGCAGACAATCATGCGGCTCTTACAGGTGCTGGTCCCTCAGGTGGAGAAGATCTGCATTGACAA GGGTCTCACGGATGAGTCGGAGATCCTCAAGTTCCTGCAGCATGGCACCTTGGTggggctgctgccagtgcctcacccCATCCTCATCCGCAAGTACCAGGCAAACTCAGGCACTGCCATGTGGTTCCGCACCTACATGTGGGGAGTTATTTATTTGAG GAATGTGGATCCCCCGATCTGGTATGACACAGATGTTAAGCTGTTTGAAATTCAACGGGTCTAA
- the HID1 gene encoding protein HID1 isoform X2 — protein MGSADSKLNFRKAVIQLTTKTQPVEATDDAFWDQFWADTATSVQDVFALVPAAEIRAVREESPSNLATLCYKAVEKLVQGAESGCHTEKERQIVLNCCRLLTRILPYIFEDPDWRGFFWSTVPGAGRGGGDEDDENARPLAESLLLAVTDLLFCPDFTVQSHRRSTVDTAEDIHSIDSCEYIWEAGVGFAHSPQPNYIHDLNRTELLKLLLTCFSEAMYLPPSSDSSNTNPWVQFFCSTENRHALPLFTSLLNVVCAYDPVGYGIPYNHLLFSDYREPLVEEAAQVLIVTLDYDSSTSSSPTVDGTTTGTAMDDVDPPGPDNLFVNYLSRIHREEDFQFILKGVARLLSNPLVQTYLPNSAKKIQFHQELLVLFWKLCDFNKKFLFFVLKSSDVLDILVPILYFLNDARADQSRVGLMHIGVFILLLLSGERNFGVRLNKPYSVRVPMDIPVFTGTHADLLIIVFHKIITSGHQRLQPLFDCLLTIVVNVSPYLKSLSMVAANKLLHLLEAFSTTWFLFSAVQNHHLVFFLLEVFNNIIQYQFDGNSNLVYAVIRKRNVFHQLANLPTDSQSIQKGLQRKKKSPEPISRTNSQDGVSMEGSRPAAPAEPGTLKTSLVATPGIDKLTEKSQVSEDGTMRSLEPEATQLSLEENPAAALSDGEPWSGDASHSRRDRRRLSSASSSGQWTPTPDWVMSWKSKLPLQTIMRLLQVLVPQVEKICIDKGLTDESEILKFLQHGTLVGLLPVPHPILIRKYQANSGTAMWFRTYMWGVIYLRNVDPPIWYDTDVKLFEIQRV, from the exons CCTGTGGAGGCCACAGATGATGCCTTTTGGGACCAGTTTTGGGCAGACACAGCCACTTCAGTGCAGGATGTCTTTGCCCTTGTTCCAGCTGCAGAGATCCGAGCTGTGAGAGAAGAATCACCTTCAAATTTGGCAACTTTGTGTTACAAG gCTGTGGAGAAGCTGGTGCAGGGAGCTGAGAGTGGCTGCCACACAGAGAAGGAGAGACAAATTGTGTTGAACTGCTGTCGGCTCCTCACCCGTATCCTGCCTTACATCTTTGAGGACCCGGACTGGAGAGGTTTCTTCTGGTCAactgtccctggggctggccGAGGAGGG ggagatgaagatgatgaaaatGCCCGGCCACTGGCCGAGTCATTGCTCCTCGCTGTCACAGATCTGCTCTTCTGTCCCGACTTCACTGTGCAGAGCCACCGGAGGAGCACAGTG gacacagcagaAGATATCCATTCCATTGACAGCTGTGAGTACATCTGGGAGGCCGGAGTGGGCTTTGCACATTCTCCACAGCCCAACTATATCCATGACTTGAATAG gacagagctgctgaagctgctgctgaccTGTTTCTCTGAGGCCATGTATCTGCCTCCCTCCTCAGACAGCAGCAACACCAACCCCTGGGTACAGTTCTTCTGCTCTACGGAGAACAG GCATGCACTCCCACTCTTCACTTCGCTCCTGAACGTTGTCTGTGCCTATGACCCCGTGGGTTATGGGATTCCTTACAATCACCTGCTTTTCTCTGACTACCGTGAGCCGCTGGTGGAGGAGGCGGCCCAGGTGCTGATCGTCACCTTGGACTATGACAGCTCCACCAGTTCAAGTCCCACTGTGGATGGCACAACCACTGGCACAGCCATGGATGATGTGGAT CCTCCCGGACCTGACAATCTGTTTGTGAATTACCTCTCAAGGATACACCGGGAAGAG GATTTCCAGTTCATCCTGAAAGGAGTGGCTCGCTTGTTATCAAACCCGCTGGTCCAGACTTACCTGCCAAACTCTGCCAAGAAGATACAATTCCATCAGGAACTCCTTGTCCTCTTCTGGAAACTCTGTGACTTCAACAAG AAATTCCTCTTCTTTGTGCTGAAGAGCAGTGATGTTCTGGACATTCTTGTCCCAATCTTGTATTTTCTCAATGATGCCAGAGCAGACCAGT cACGAGTGGGCTTGATGCACATTGGGGTCTTtatcctcctgctcctcagtggGGAGCGTAACTTTGGGGTGCGACTGAACAAGCCGTATTCTGTACGAGTGCCTATGGACATCCCTGTCTTCACAGGGACACATGCAGATCTGCTCATCATA GTCTTTCACAAGATCATCACCAGTGGGCACCAGCGGCTGCAGCCCCTCTTCGACTGCCTGCTCACCATCGTTGTGAACG TGTCTCCATACCTGAAGTCTCTCTCCATGGTGGCTGCTAACAAGTTACTGCATCTCTTGGAGGCTTTTTCCACCACCTGGTTCCTATTCTCTGCTGTCCAGAACCAccatcttgttttcttcttgctggAAGTTTTCAACAACATCATTCAGTACCAGTTTGATG GGAACTCCAATTTGGTCTATGCTGTTATCCGCAAGCGAAATGTCTTTCACCAGCTGGCCAACCTGCCGACAGACTCCCAGTCCATCCAGAAGGGGCTGCAGCGCAAGAAGAAAAGCCCTGAACCCATTTCTCGCACCAACTCCCAGGATGGGGTCTCCATGGAAGGGTCAcgtcctgctgcccctgctgaaCCAGGGACCCTGAAAACCAGTCTGGTGGCTACTCCAG GGATTGACAAGCTCACAGAGAAGTCCCAGGTATCAGAGGATGGGACCATGCGTTCACTGGAGCCTGAGGCTACCCAGCTGTCACTGGAGGAAAACCCAGCTGCAGCCTTGAGTGACGGGGAGCCCTGGAGTGGG GATGCATCACATTCCCGGCGGGATCGAAGGCGTCTCTCTAGTGCATCCTCCAGTGGACAGTGGACTCCAACTCCTGACTGG GTGATGTCTTGGAAGTCAAAGCTTCCTCTGCAGACAATCATGCGGCTCTTACAGGTGCTGGTCCCTCAGGTGGAGAAGATCTGCATTGACAA GGGTCTCACGGATGAGTCGGAGATCCTCAAGTTCCTGCAGCATGGCACCTTGGTggggctgctgccagtgcctcacccCATCCTCATCCGCAAGTACCAGGCAAACTCAGGCACTGCCATGTGGTTCCGCACCTACATGTGGGGAGTTATTTATTTGAG GAATGTGGATCCCCCGATCTGGTATGACACAGATGTTAAGCTGTTTGAAATTCAACGGGTCTAA